The following are encoded in a window of Glandiceps talaboti chromosome 5, keGlaTala1.1, whole genome shotgun sequence genomic DNA:
- the LOC144434816 gene encoding angiopoietin-related protein 1-like produces the protein MEYRQYAYCYQVVILCILITIQAQLVVDDDGNSEDACVYTFLVPKREECSDVFERLQQLEDTVQQQEDKIQRLDAVLQNTIAQLNLKSTYPDCDSVSHSISTPRDGVYVLQPSGFQSSFHAFCEISDEESWTVIQRRLDGSVDFYRDWEAYKQGFGNWRGEYWLGNEKIHYLTNQADYKLRIELEDWAGATAYAEYSEFWISGETDNYRLHVGQYSGSAGDAMIYHNGHMFSTKDRDNDERSSGSCAITCKGSWWYTACYNSNLNSLYREGGPYLATLWDGLDWLPWRGSHYSMKKVTMKIQRQTTTSPHHH, from the exons ATGGAGTACCGCCAGTATGCGTATTGTTACCAGGttgttattttatgtatattGATCACCATTCAAGCACAGCTGGTTGTAGATGATGACGGAAACAGTGAGGATGCCTGTGTGTACACATTTCTGGTACCAAAGAGGGAGGAATGTTCTGATGTTTTTGAGAGACTACAGCAGCTTGAGGACACAGTCCAACAACAGGAGGACAAAATACAAAGACTTGATGCAGTGCTTCAGAACACCATAGCTCAGTTAAATCTGAAATCTACTTAtccag ACTGTGATTCAGTCAGCCACAGTATAAGTACTCCAAGAGACGGTGTGTATGTTCTTCAACCGTCTGGCTTCCAAAGCTCTTTCCATGCATTCTGTGAAATATCTGATGAAGAAAGCTGGACAGTGATTCAGAGACGCTTGGATGGTTCAGTCGATTTCTATAGAGACTGGGAGGCCTACAAACAAGGCTTTGGTAACTGGAGGGGTGAATACTGGCTGGGTAATGAAAAGATCCACTACCTAACAAACCAGGCTGATTACAAACTACGAATAGAACTTGAGGATTGGGCAGGTGCCACAGCCTATGCCGAGTACAGCGAATTTTGGATCAGTGGAGAAACAGATAATTACAGACTCCATGTGGGACAGTATTCTGGGTCAGCTGGTGATGCTATGATTTACCATAATGGTCACATGTTCTCTACTAAGGACAGAGATAATGATGAACGCAGTAGTGGCAGTTGTGCTATCACCTGTAAAGGCAGTTGGTGGTACACTGCTTGTTACAATAGTAACTTGAATAGTCTGTATCGTGAGGGTGGGCCATACCTTGCCACATTATGGGATGGCCTTGATTGGCTTCCATGGAGAGGATCCCACTACTCTATGAAGAAAGTTACGATGAAAATACAACGTCAGACAACAACGTCACCTCATCACCATTGA